GGCTGAATACTTAACGTCAACGGTTACGAATTCTGCCCGCTGTCCCCTAGTCGTACCTCTAGTACTGACATTCGTTACTTCTTCAATCGTTACGGTTTTCGTATTTCCCAATTGCTTTTCAATATCTGACTTTAAAGTACTGTAAAACATATCTTTGATTTTCTGTCTGTCTAATAGATAGTTCCATTCAAAATTTGGATTAAACGGATCCGGCTGGGCAGACAGATAAGGCAATGAAGTTCCCCATACGGCACTGCTGTCCTCAGTATGTCCTCCATTATTTGAAGAAAATGCAGCAGTAATTGGCTTTCCGTATTGATCTCTCAGCACTTTTCCTCTTGTTTCTTCTACTAACCCGGAGGTTCTGCTGTCCCATTCATAGCCGCCGAAAACTTGATAGCTGGTCGTATCATCAATTGTTTTCCCTTTGTTTTTTACGGCTACAGTTCTTGCAGCAACGCTTTGGGCCTTTAATGCCTCCACATGCCAGCCTGCAGGCATTTCTCGAGGGACGACACCTTTTATGTAATCTTCAAATGGTATGTTTTCATTCGTTGGCCGGACAAACCTGCCAGCTTCTACCGCAAAATTCATGTTTCCTAAGTATCTTCTTCCACTAATGCTCATGACGTCTTTATTGTAATCGACAGGCTGAGCTGTAAAAGTCGTGCCCAGGTTTTTAATTTTTGCCCCGTGCTGCTTTAATTCAAGATTTCCGTTGATCGATTCAACAGTATATCCGTTTCCGGTCAACATACCGCTTAGGCTGTTTTGCACCGTGTCGGTGATCGAAATGATTCCGCCGAGCAAGCTGTATTTAGATGTATTCTGTTCGTTAAGTAAGTTTTTCACTGGATCGGGAAGACTGTTTGGTTCGATCAAAAGCAGCGAGCTTCCTTCCTTTGCCGCGAGTACCGAACCTGTAAGTGCATCAGCAAATGTTTGGCCGTTTGAAAGAAATACTTTATCTGCTTTCATTCCTAGCTGCTTGATTAAATTAGCGGATACTTCATATCTTGATCTTCCGTCTACTCGCTCAACAGAAGCACCTTTCTGCTTAAGCGTATTTTCAACGCCTGAGCTGACACTTAAACGCCCGCCGGAAATAACCACACGGCTTGGAATCGTATAATCGTTTCGAATGGTATTATTTCCTGAAAGCAATATCGGATATCCGTTCATTGCAGCGTACGAAGCGCTCGACAGTGCATCCGTAAATTTCATTCCTGTTGCCACAACAGCACCACTAGCACTCGGAAAATAGCTTTTTTGAATGTTTTTGGCTACTTCGTAACGTGTCGCCCCGCCAATCCGATTGACGTTCCCGTAGTTTGACAACGTTTTTTCCACATTCTTCGATACACTGATCGTGCCGCCAATAATTAAAATATTATCTGGATTCAATTTTTTTATTTCTTCTTCTGTTTTTGGGGTGAGGCGATTCGCATCAGTTAAGAGGATCGGCCCGTCTAATTTGTAGGCAAGAGGAGTCGAGGCTAACGCGTCACCAAACGCGTCACGATTGACAACAATAACATTCGCGGGATTTGTCCATCCGGCATTCGCTACGTTGTTCGCCACATCAAAACGTGTATCTCCTCCGTAACGGGTCGTGTCTGCCATTCCATTAACCTTGTATTCTCCATTAATATCGATAAACAAACTCTCTTTGTTTCCTATGTAGTTTTTTAGCTTAACAGAAATCGTATCATTCTCTCCTGCGCTTGCAGGTGCGGCCAGTGGCAATAACAAGGCAGACGCCACCACTGACGGCAGAAGCAGGCGCTTCACACATTTCAAGATTGCATTCCCCCATCTGGATCCTAAATTGTTTTTATTTTGTTTCTATTTCTTTAAGCTCCAATACTCCATTATCTGCTTCTACATACTTCACTTCAACAGAAGTACCATCCTCAATTCCTTTTGCCTTCTCTTGCAGTTCTGAATCTACTTGAAATGTAGTTTCTTCCCCATCAATCTCGACAGCTATCGTGTGCTCGTCTGCCAAACCAGAAAATGTTCCACTTTTGCTTACTTCACTGGATTCTGTCTCGCTGCTGCTGTTTTCTGTCTGGTTGTCACTGTTTTTCTGATCTTCAGGAGCAGCCTCATTCGTTCCGCAGCCGGCTAAGAAAAGCATCAGTGACATAGATAAAACAAATTTCTTCAAATTTCTTCACCTCTACCTCTATATCGACATTACGTAATAAGTTTAAAGGAAAAAAATGATCTTTGAAACCATTTTTCGGATCTTTTCGTCTAATTTTTGTAATCTAAAAGATTTAGGTTGTTTGGATTATGTCTTACCAATATAATCAAATTAAACTACTAAAAATAAGGTGAGGAAATATGAGAGCTGAGAAAAAAAGAAAAAAGAAAAAAAAGGTGTTAGCAATCGTCCTGTCCATCATTGGTATATTCATATTAGTTGCAGGGGGTTATGCCTACTTCCTTTGGGATAAAGCAGCAAAGACTGTAGCCAGTATTAATGAAGAAATCAATCCGTCAGACCGGCGTGTTGAAAAAGTAGATGTGAACAAAAAGGATCCTGTGTCTGTTTTAATTATGGGTGTCGATGAAAGAAGCGGCGACAGCGGCCGTTCAGATTCTCTGATCTATATGGCAATCAATCCCCAAACAAAGACAACGGAAATGGTAAGTATTCCTCGTGATACGTATACAGAGCTGGTGGGGAAAGGCACGATGGATAAAATTAACCACTCCTATGCATACGGCGGAACGCAAATGACGATTGACACGGTTGAAAATTTTCTTGATGTCCCTGTTGATTACTTCGTAAAAGTAAATATGGAAAGCTTCAGAGACATCGTAGATACTCTTGGCGGAGTTACCGTAAACAGTACATTTGCTTTTGACTATGATGGATATTCATTTAATGAAGGCCAGTTAGATCTAAACGGAAAAGAAGCACTCGCTTACTCAAGAATGAGGTATGATGATCCGAGAGGCGATTTTGGCCGTCAAGACCGGCAAAGGCAAGTGATTGAAGGTATTATTGATAAAGGCGCTAATATCTCATCGATCACGAAATTCGGAGACATGTTTAATGTTGTTGAAGATAATGTAAAAACAAACCTTTCATTTGATAATATGTGGGACATTCAATCGAACTATAAACAAGCGGCTGATCATGTCGTTCAACACGAATTGAAAGGCACAGGGGGAAAAATAGGCGGCGTGTATTATTATCAAGTGAACGAAGATGACCGGCTTGCGATTTCGAAAGAACTGAAAGAAAATTTAGAAATGGACAAAACGGCAAGCAAAAACTAATTTAAAATTCGCTGTCCGATAAGCTCTCTAAAAAGTAAAGCAGCAAAAGAAAATTGATCCTTTTTTCTTTTGCTGCTTTTGCACTCTAAATAGAAATTTTTCGATATTGTTTTCCCTTATTGATATAAGGAGCTGTAAAAATCCATGCTATGATTATATTGGGCACCCAGCATAGCCATGAAATCACTATGTAATAGGAAGCATAAGCTTCACCGCCAAATATCATAGCAAATAACCCGAGCCACAACCGTAATGTTACTGCCACAAAAGTTAAACTGTAGCTTCTTATTACCCACGCTCGATGAAAAAGTATCTCTCCTTTCACCGCATGGTAAGTCGCCATCAGGGTCGTAAAAATCCATAAAACAGAAAGGATAATAAAACCAACGTGGGAAATAATCCCCCCCGTAGAATAAAAGGCTACATAGAATCCCGAGAGTCCTCCGATTAAAATGCCTCCCACATATATGTATCCCATGATTCGATGAATGGACAGGTTATTTTTTCGAATCTTTTTGATAAATAAGAAGGGACCAATTAGCAAGGGGATTGCCGATCCAAAAATATGGATTAATATCATTACATCCCATATACTGGATAGTTTCTCTTGATAATAATCGACTTTAACAAAATAAAATCCAGAATTCGCCAAGCCGATAATCCCATATTGAATAATAGCATATATAACGATGCTAAACCCTAATACAAACATGCCCCATTTAAAAAACATTGTTAATTTACTGGTTTCTGTCAATGATCTAAACAACCTTTCTACTTGCTCGGTTTAATATATTTGTGCGTACTATCAAACAAAAACCACTGACATTAATCCCTTATGACTCAAACAACTTTATCTTTATATTATTTCATATTTTCATTTTCAACCAAGTCTTTTAATAGCTCTGCAGCATCAAGCGTTTCCATATTATTTATCTGACAGGTCCCACGTATACAAACAGTTAGTTGATAGCGGCATTCGACTTGAAAGGTCTGAAAAGATACATTTTGCTGTTTTCCGTCTAATGTTATAGTGGGTCTATCAAAATATACATTTGTATTTAGTCGATCCGGTGACAGACTCAGCCCTGTTCCGATCATTTTTAAAAAGCTTTCCTTTACTGTCCAAATCGTATAGAAATATTTTTCGGCTTCATCATCAGGAAGAGATTGCAGATATGCATACTCTTCCTTCGTAAGTGCCCCACTCATTGAATCTAGGCAGACTGGCTTTATATATTCAATATCCACACCTATTTCGTACTTAGAAACTGCTAATACAACCAAACGCATTGAATGAGAAATATTAAATTGAAAATGGTTTTGATTCTTCACAAAAGGCTTTCCATACTCTGTAAAGCTAATGGAATCAGGATACTGGCTGCGTGGCAAGACCTTTTGAAGCATCATATACCCAAGTAAGCTTCTTATAGAGTCTTCTATATGATAAAAGGATTTTATCTTCTCTCTTTTAATAGGAGGAAGCAAACAAATCGCTTTATTGATCATCTCTTCATCTATCGCATCCGGTAATTCCGCTAGAAATAACTGCGTACTCATAACTCACACTACTGATAATTCTAAAGTCTCTGCTATTTTTTGGACAATCACCTGTTCATGCTGATGAATAAAAAAGTGATTTCCTTCCATCTTAATGCAATCAAAGCTTCTGCTTGTCAGTGAACTCCATGCATCGATGGATTCCACTGCAACACTTCTATCACCTTTTCCAGCGAATGCTGTAATAGGGACAGATAATACTTTATTATCAGCAGAATATTGGTATGTTTCGCAAATCTGAAGATCTGCTCTCATAATAGGAAGCACTATATTTAATAATTCTTTATTATTTAGAACAGTTTCCGGTGTTCCATCTAACTCTCTCAACCTCTGAATAAGCGCATCATCTGGTAAATTGTACGTCGTTTTATTCGTGCTTCTCTGAAGATGAGGAGCTCTATGAGCTGAAGGGAAAAAGTGCCTTGGCAGCAATCCTTCACTTTTATTTAAAGACTGGATCAATTCATAAGCGATTAAAGCTCCCATACTATGACCAAAGAAACAATATGGTTTTTCCTCTAAATAAGGAATCATGGCTTTTTTTAACGTCTCCACTAAAATATCCTTATGACGAATAGATGGTTCAGTGATTCTTCTTCCCCTTCCCGGCAGCTCAATACTCGCTAGCTCAAGATCATCCGGCAAATATTTGTTCCATGTTTTGTAAACATTAGCTCCTCCACCAGCATACGAGAAACAAAACAATCTCATTCTCGCCTCTGGTTTTACTTCATCGATTATTACCCATTTATTCTGCAAATTCCTCACTCTTTCATTTTGGTAGAAGCGCTGTCCTTTTGCTTAATGAGAAAGGAACAGCACTTCAATGATTTTATTCTCTCGTGTACAAATCTTATAAACTTCCATTTGCTCCAATGAACATTTTTTGCTCAGCAAGATTGGCTAAAGAGCTCACACTTGGCTCTTGATAAAAATCCTTCAAAGATAGCTGCATGGACAATTCTTTTTGGAGTTTTGTCATCATTCGAATCGCCTGCATCGAATCCCCGCCTAATTCAAAGAAACTATTATTTATCCCGATCTCTTTCTCGTCGACATTTAAAATCTCAGACCACAATTTTGTAATACTCAGTTGCATTTCCGTAACAGGAGGCTCCCATTTTTCAGCTGCATGCGTTGTCTCTTTGACAAGTGAATTCAACTTTTTGTAATCAACTTTTCCGTTGGACGTTAGCGGAATCGTGTCAATACATATAAATTGAGAAGGAATCATATAACTAGCTATTTTGTTTTCAAGAAAATGGTGTAAGTGATCCGGTTCAATATGATTCTCTGAGATATAGAAAGCAATTAGGCTTTTTATGTCATTCTTGTTGCTGGCTAAAATGACACATTTTTCAATCTGTGGATGCTGGCTCAGGTTTACTTCGATTTCTCCAAGTTCTACTCGATATCCTTGAATTTTCACTTGATTATCTTCACGTCCAAGCAGTTCAATATTACCATCCGGCAGATAACGCCCTATATCTCCTGTTCTATAAAGGCGTTCTCCCGTCTGAGGATGAATAATAAAACTATTTTTCGTTTTTTCTTCATCCTTCCAATACCCTTCCGCTACTCCAACTCCACCGATATAAATATCTCCAAAACCCCAAGTAGGGCAATGCTCTAAAAACTTATTTAACACATACACTTTTTGATTTTTCATTGGTTTACCATAAGGAATACTCTTCCATCCTGATTTCACATTGTGGATAGGGTACATAATTGACCAAATGGAAGCTTCTGTGGCACCACCTAATGAGATCACTTGCAGATTATCATTTCCAGATAAATCTTTCATTTGTTCTGGCAATGACAACGGAATCCAGTCACCGCTTAGCATAACTAACCGAATAGACTCTGGAAGATCCATGTTGTTGCTGTATATATACTCGACCAATAAAGACATAAGCTGCGGCACAGAATTCCATACCGTAATTTGTTTTTCGTTTATCAATTCATACCAATGTATAGGGTCTAAAGCTTTCTCCTTATCCGGAATAACAATGGTTCCACCGGATGCTAACATGCCAAAAACATCATAGACAGAAAGGTCAAAGGTAAAACTAGACAATGCTAACACTTTATCCTTTTCCGTTATACCGAAACGTTCATTAACATCTAAGATTGTATTCAACGCTGCTTGATGTGAGATCATAACACCCTTCGGTTCACCTGTTGAGCCAGATGTAAAAATAACATAGGCTAAATCATCTGGATTCGCCTCAATTTGGGGCGCTTTTTCATCGTTAGAAAGGTAATCAAAGGTATCAACGTCTATTACATGTACGTTACGATTTTCTTTAAAATCAGACTCTAGCCACGACTGCGTAAGAATAATCTGGATATCTGCCTTCTGAATCAGATAATCGATGCGCTCCTTAGGTAAATCAGGATTAATCGGTAAATAGGCAGCATTTGCTTTTAATACAGATAATCCAGCCACTACTTGTTCCCAGCCTTTGTCCATGATGATGCCAATTGCTTGATTTTTCTTTGCCCCTAATTCTATTACATAATTACTCAATGAATTCGCTTTTTGGTCTATTTCCTGATACGTAAAACAACGATCACTCGTCTCAACTGCAATTGCATTTGGTTTCTGTACAGCCTGTTTCTCGAAATTAGAATGCAGGAGTCCTTCTTCCCACTCTTTTTCCGTATGATTGATCGTGGCTCTTAATTCTTTTTGGTCATCCGGAATTAAAGGAATCACCTTTTCTTCCCAGATCGCATCATCTACAGCTAATTTCTGGACAAATGCCCAGTAGCACTCAAACATGTCTTTAATAAATCCTTCAGGATACACTTCTTCTACAACATCCCAGTTGCACAACAATCGTTTAGTATCTTCCCAAACTCCGCAATCCAGCCACACTTGGGATGTTTGGGTAATCCCGTTTTCACTCACTGGCTTAAATGGAATCGGTGTATCTTCCTGGTCAGGTACCGGCACTACAAGTGCTGAAGTAAATACGACCGGCATTTTTGCCTGTGTTGCATCACCTTGGGCACTAGTCAAGGCTCTAAGCACTTCAACTCCAGAAATATAATTATGCTCTAAATCATCCCATAATTCTTTTTGGATTTTGCGAGCCCTTTCGATAAATGTACTCCCAATTTGCTGATCGATAGCCAATAAAGTTAATGAGGTAAACTCTCCTACGATATCTGTCACCTGCTGATGTACAGCATGCCGGCTTAAAAACGTCAAATTTAACGAGAATGCAGGTTCCTTGCTCCATGCAGCAAATACTTCTGCATGTACCGCTAATAAAAGTCCCGTAACAGTAATCCCATAGCTGCTTGCTTTATTCTTTAATTTTTCCCATCGTTCTCTTTCCAGCACGCGATGATATCTTGTAAATTTCGGCTCTAAGATAGAACGCGGATTTTGAGCTATCGGAAGTTCAGGCGCTGGAGGCAAGAATTTCACTTTATTGTTCCAATACTCTCTTGCTTCTTCATATTTTTTGGTGTTCTTGACAATTTCTTGTTCAGCAAATACATAATCTCTGAATGAAAAGTCTAATTCTGGCAGCATCTCAGACTTATCTTCGTAAATTACAACCAATTCCCTAACTAAATTGACAAAGCTCCAAACATCCCAAAACAAGGCATCGGTAGAAAAGTGAATTCTAGCTTGATTACGAGCTAGCTTTGTGACTCGAATGTCAAAGGTCGGCCATTGTGTCACACTTAATTTTTGATGAGACATTTCGTCTCGAACCCCTTGTAAACCAATTGAGCACTGTTCTTCATTTGAATGTTCAAAGTCTAATACTTTTATTTTATAATAAGGTACTTCTTTTAATGTTTGCTGGTAGCCATCTTCAGAAATTACCGTCCGCAGCATTTCGTGCCGCATAATTAATTGATTCCATGCTTGTTCAAAAGCCTCAACATCCAGATTCTCAGCTTCTAATTCGTCATAGCTGTGCGTCGTCACATTCCCAAGCTCAAATATTTCCTGTCTTCCTACCCAATACGCTTGTTGTACATCGGTTAACGGAAAAGGTTCATACTTATTTTCTTTATCAGGTTTGTATTCCGGAAGATCAAATACATCATTTTGCCCTTTTCCTTCAAGCTTGGAGATATATTCAGCTAATTTGGCTATGGTTGGCGCTTCAAAAATCGCCTTTAGCGGAACATGAATATGGAACGCTTTACGAATTTGACTGGTAATTTGCATCGCCATAAGCGAGTGGCCGCCTAATTCAAAGAAATTATCATTTACTCCAATACGCGGCTGCGCAAATATTTGTTCCCATATATCCTGTAACATGCTTTCATTTAAAGTTCTTGCCGCCACATAAGAGGATAAATACTTTTCTAAATCAGGAGCAGGCAGCAGCTGGCGATTGATTTTTCCGTTTGCACTAAGCGGAATCTGATCAATTTTGATAAATTGATTAGGAACCATATAGTCTGGTAAGGACTTTTTCATATGGTTTCTTAAATCTTGAGTATGAATTTCTTTATCGCTCTCTACATAATAAGCAATTAGCTGCTTATCATTATGATCACCATAATCTACTACAATGCAGTCTTTCAAATCCGCAAATTTCAAAAGAACAGCACTTACCTCATTTAATTCCACACGAAAGCCCCTGATTTTCACTTGACTATCCGTTCTGCCGATCAGTTCAATATTTCCATCTAACAAAAATCGTGCTAAATCCCCTGTTTTATATAAATAGATGGATTCTTCACCAACTGCGTGATAAATAAATCTTTCATTCGTTAATTCATTTCGATTCATATAGCCTTTTGCTACGCCTTTTCCCCCAATATAAAGCTCCCCTATAACGCCAAATGGCACCATATTGAGTTCAGAGTCCAGAATAAACAGCTGTTTATTTGCCAACGGTTTTCCAATCGGAACAGTCGATGCCTGTGGCAAATGTTCGTGATTCGATTCAAAAAAAGTGGAATCAATAGTATCTTCCGTTAAACCATAGGAGTTAATCAATCTAGCCTCTGGATTCAAATAAGACTGAAACTGTTTATATTCATCCATGTACCAAACATCAGAACCAAGGACAACA
This window of the Bacillus gobiensis genome carries:
- a CDS encoding 4'-phosphopantetheinyl transferase family protein; translated protein: MSTQLFLAELPDAIDEEMINKAICLLPPIKREKIKSFYHIEDSIRSLLGYMMLQKVLPRSQYPDSISFTEYGKPFVKNQNHFQFNISHSMRLVVLAVSKYEIGVDIEYIKPVCLDSMSGALTKEEYAYLQSLPDDEAEKYFYTIWTVKESFLKMIGTGLSLSPDRLNTNVYFDRPTITLDGKQQNVSFQTFQVECRYQLTVCIRGTCQINNMETLDAAELLKDLVENENMK
- a CDS encoding DUF2306 domain-containing protein — encoded protein: MTETSKLTMFFKWGMFVLGFSIVIYAIIQYGIIGLANSGFYFVKVDYYQEKLSSIWDVMILIHIFGSAIPLLIGPFLFIKKIRKNNLSIHRIMGYIYVGGILIGGLSGFYVAFYSTGGIISHVGFIILSVLWIFTTLMATYHAVKGEILFHRAWVIRSYSLTFVAVTLRLWLGLFAMIFGGEAYASYYIVISWLCWVPNIIIAWIFTAPYINKGKQYRKISI
- a CDS encoding SpoIID/LytB domain-containing protein, with the translated sequence MKRLLLPSVVASALLLPLAAPASAGENDTISVKLKNYIGNKESLFIDINGEYKVNGMADTTRYGGDTRFDVANNVANAGWTNPANVIVVNRDAFGDALASTPLAYKLDGPILLTDANRLTPKTEEEIKKLNPDNILIIGGTISVSKNVEKTLSNYGNVNRIGGATRYEVAKNIQKSYFPSASGAVVATGMKFTDALSSASYAAMNGYPILLSGNNTIRNDYTIPSRVVISGGRLSVSSGVENTLKQKGASVERVDGRSRYEVSANLIKQLGMKADKVFLSNGQTFADALTGSVLAAKEGSSLLLIEPNSLPDPVKNLLNEQNTSKYSLLGGIISITDTVQNSLSGMLTGNGYTVESINGNLELKQHGAKIKNLGTTFTAQPVDYNKDVMSISGRRYLGNMNFAVEAGRFVRPTNENIPFEDYIKGVVPREMPAGWHVEALKAQSVAARTVAVKNKGKTIDDTTSYQVFGGYEWDSRTSGLVEETRGKVLRDQYGKPITAAFSSNNGGHTEDSSAVWGTSLPYLSAQPDPFNPNFEWNYLLDRQKIKDMFYSTLKSDIEKQLGNTKTVTIEEVTNVSTRGTTRGQRAEFVTVDVKYSAQDNLSGAVSPGNGTVTIKAGDFRSKAGSTNIKSTMFHIENKDGSFIFYGRGYGHGIGMSQYGAQARANAGQSYIDILKFYYPGANLTNY
- the tagU gene encoding polyisoprenyl-teichoic acid--peptidoglycan teichoic acid transferase TagU; the protein is MRAEKKRKKKKKVLAIVLSIIGIFILVAGGYAYFLWDKAAKTVASINEEINPSDRRVEKVDVNKKDPVSVLIMGVDERSGDSGRSDSLIYMAINPQTKTTEMVSIPRDTYTELVGKGTMDKINHSYAYGGTQMTIDTVENFLDVPVDYFVKVNMESFRDIVDTLGGVTVNSTFAFDYDGYSFNEGQLDLNGKEALAYSRMRYDDPRGDFGRQDRQRQVIEGIIDKGANISSITKFGDMFNVVEDNVKTNLSFDNMWDIQSNYKQAADHVVQHELKGTGGKIGGVYYYQVNEDDRLAISKELKENLEMDKTASKN
- a CDS encoding non-ribosomal peptide synthetase, producing MNRLLDTISGLSEEKKALIQKELQKRLEKEKKKIVPGERGKTAFPLSSSQQRMFFLEKLDAGNPFYNIPGCLKFKGFLDLVVLEEALNLLIQRHNVLRMHFVVNEDGDGFQRINDQFNKIELVVKNVQGYTNEQIQELITSLLQQPFYLEKGPLWSASILQKDAEESLLVLSFHHIIFDGWSLENFIQQLLTIYKQISEENVRTEVNLNDLQYTDYVEWEKSYMTEEKKEKQLAFWEKELEGCTELLNLPLDYQRPKEQNHKGKLYSIEMPREVYHQLSEVCKENDTTLFMMTLAAFKVLLSRNSNQEDIIVGFPISCRDQAEIKDLIGLFVNTLPIRSKLSSQLSFIDLLKQVKSNSLQVFENKYVSFDSVVERVRPTRELSYNPIFQVLFSYQNAIPSVQLENLIVDFEHIDPGTSKFDLSLDIFEGSGDVLPKIVFEYNTDLFHGSTVQRMANQYLHLLSQIAKDPEQSISHLNLLTEDEEEELAKLGSGPEQFYDSSESVMALFEKAVHANHESVALSYRDHCYSYDELNKAVNRFASYLNKQGVQKNELVGISIDKSMEMVISMLAVLKIGAAYVPIDPQYPIERQEFIINDSGIKVLITSHQVNHDLSLALNEVIVLNDSVIAELKEMDDEYQAVEVNLDDTAYIIYTSGTTGQPKGVIISHGNLVNAYFGWERAYSLSDGIKTHLQMASFSFDVCTGDIIRALLSGAKLVLCPPEFLTDSEELYQLIVKEQVDFAEFVPAVFRHLIQFLEDTNQKLDHMKIVVLGSDVWYMDEYKQFQSYLNPEARLINSYGLTEDTIDSTFFESNHEHLPQASTVPIGKPLANKQLFILDSELNMVPFGVIGELYIGGKGVAKGYMNRNELTNERFIYHAVGEESIYLYKTGDLARFLLDGNIELIGRTDSQVKIRGFRVELNEVSAVLLKFADLKDCIVVDYGDHNDKQLIAYYVESDKEIHTQDLRNHMKKSLPDYMVPNQFIKIDQIPLSANGKINRQLLPAPDLEKYLSSYVAARTLNESMLQDIWEQIFAQPRIGVNDNFFELGGHSLMAMQITSQIRKAFHIHVPLKAIFEAPTIAKLAEYISKLEGKGQNDVFDLPEYKPDKENKYEPFPLTDVQQAYWVGRQEIFELGNVTTHSYDELEAENLDVEAFEQAWNQLIMRHEMLRTVISEDGYQQTLKEVPYYKIKVLDFEHSNEEQCSIGLQGVRDEMSHQKLSVTQWPTFDIRVTKLARNQARIHFSTDALFWDVWSFVNLVRELVVIYEDKSEMLPELDFSFRDYVFAEQEIVKNTKKYEEAREYWNNKVKFLPPAPELPIAQNPRSILEPKFTRYHRVLERERWEKLKNKASSYGITVTGLLLAVHAEVFAAWSKEPAFSLNLTFLSRHAVHQQVTDIVGEFTSLTLLAIDQQIGSTFIERARKIQKELWDDLEHNYISGVEVLRALTSAQGDATQAKMPVVFTSALVVPVPDQEDTPIPFKPVSENGITQTSQVWLDCGVWEDTKRLLCNWDVVEEVYPEGFIKDMFECYWAFVQKLAVDDAIWEEKVIPLIPDDQKELRATINHTEKEWEEGLLHSNFEKQAVQKPNAIAVETSDRCFTYQEIDQKANSLSNYVIELGAKKNQAIGIIMDKGWEQVVAGLSVLKANAAYLPINPDLPKERIDYLIQKADIQIILTQSWLESDFKENRNVHVIDVDTFDYLSNDEKAPQIEANPDDLAYVIFTSGSTGEPKGVMISHQAALNTILDVNERFGITEKDKVLALSSFTFDLSVYDVFGMLASGGTIVIPDKEKALDPIHWYELINEKQITVWNSVPQLMSLLVEYIYSNNMDLPESIRLVMLSGDWIPLSLPEQMKDLSGNDNLQVISLGGATEASIWSIMYPIHNVKSGWKSIPYGKPMKNQKVYVLNKFLEHCPTWGFGDIYIGGVGVAEGYWKDEEKTKNSFIIHPQTGERLYRTGDIGRYLPDGNIELLGREDNQVKIQGYRVELGEIEVNLSQHPQIEKCVILASNKNDIKSLIAFYISENHIEPDHLHHFLENKIASYMIPSQFICIDTIPLTSNGKVDYKKLNSLVKETTHAAEKWEPPVTEMQLSITKLWSEILNVDEKEIGINNSFFELGGDSMQAIRMMTKLQKELSMQLSLKDFYQEPSVSSLANLAEQKMFIGANGSL
- a CDS encoding thioesterase II family protein, whose translation is MQNKWVIIDEVKPEARMRLFCFSYAGGGANVYKTWNKYLPDDLELASIELPGRGRRITEPSIRHKDILVETLKKAMIPYLEEKPYCFFGHSMGALIAYELIQSLNKSEGLLPRHFFPSAHRAPHLQRSTNKTTYNLPDDALIQRLRELDGTPETVLNNKELLNIVLPIMRADLQICETYQYSADNKVLSVPITAFAGKGDRSVAVESIDAWSSLTSRSFDCIKMEGNHFFIHQHEQVIVQKIAETLELSVV